One Solibacillus sp. R5-41 DNA segment encodes these proteins:
- the rpoC gene encoding DNA-directed RNA polymerase subunit beta' yields the protein MIDVNEFEYMKIGLASPDKIRSWSYGEVKKPETINYRTLKPEKDGLFCERIFGPTKDWECHCGKYKRVRYKGVVCDRCGVEVTRAKVRRERQGHIELAAPVSHIWYFKGIPSRMGLLLDMSPRALEEVIYFASYVVIEPGQTSLGFKDLLSEKEYRAYREKFGKDFEAAMGAEAIKRLLEKIDLEDETASLKEELKSAQGQRRTRAIKRLEVIESFRNSGNKPEWMILDVLPVIPPELRPMVQLDGGRFATSDLNDLYRRVINRNNRLKRLLDLGAPSIIVQNEKRMLQEAVDALIDNGRRGRPVTGPGNRPLKSLSHMLKGKQGRFRQNLLGKRVDYSGRSVIVVGPNLKMYQCGLPKEMAIELFKPFVMKELVERGLAHNIKSAKRKIERLHNEVWDVLEDVIREHPVLLNRAPTLHRLGIQAFEPTLVEGRAIRLHPLVCTAYNADFDGDQMAVHVPLSAEAQAEARLLMLAAQNILNPKDGKPVVTPSQDMVLGNYYLTLEREGSVGEGSIFNDANEVLIAYQNGHVHLHSRIAIKASSLNNPTFTEEQNKMFLLSTVGKVIFNEILPRSFPYINEPTSVNLEQKTPEKYFVDLTIADELLKEIEATEGYAGLSEEEKIQAQRRAVLAKHFTNVPVIDPFRKKFLGNVIAEVFKEFHITETSKMLDRMKDLGFKYSTRAGITVGVSDIVVLPDKGVILEEAQEKVDKVMMQFRRGLITEEERYDRVISSWSNAKDIIQGKLMNSLQKTNPIFMMSDSGARGNASNFTQLAGMRGLMANPAGRIIELPIKSSFREGLTVLEYFISTHGARKGLADTALKTADSGYLTRRLVDVAQDVIVREDDCGTDRGLLIGALMEGNELIEALDERIVGRYTKKTIRHPETGAVILERDGLITQDVARVISDANIEELTIRSAFTCNTKHGVCKKCYGMNLATGEGVEVGEAVGIIAAQSIGEPGTQLTMRTFHTGGVAGNDITQGLPRIQEIFEARNPKGQSVISEISGTVVEIEEIREGLKEITVQGDVETRKYQAPYNARLKVQEGDAIIPGQTLTEGSIDPKQLLKVKDVSTVQEYLLKEVQKVYRMQGVEIGDKHIEVMVRQMLRKVRVIEAGDTDLLPGSLLDIHQFSEANAESVLKGKNPATCRPVILGITKASLETESFLSAASFQETTRVLTDAAIKGKRDELLGLKENVIIGKLVPAGTGMQRYRQIRMEQDGKELTVTE from the coding sequence TTGATAGATGTTAATGAATTTGAATATATGAAAATTGGTTTAGCTTCCCCTGATAAGATTCGTTCTTGGTCATATGGTGAAGTAAAAAAACCAGAAACAATTAACTACCGTACATTAAAACCAGAAAAAGATGGTCTATTCTGTGAACGCATTTTCGGACCAACGAAAGACTGGGAATGTCACTGTGGTAAATACAAACGCGTTCGATATAAAGGCGTAGTTTGTGACCGTTGTGGGGTTGAAGTAACACGTGCAAAAGTACGTCGTGAACGTCAAGGACACATCGAACTTGCAGCACCTGTATCTCATATTTGGTATTTCAAAGGAATTCCAAGCCGTATGGGTCTTCTTTTAGATATGTCTCCGCGTGCATTAGAAGAAGTGATTTATTTCGCTTCTTATGTTGTGATTGAGCCAGGTCAAACTTCTTTAGGTTTTAAAGACTTGCTTTCTGAGAAAGAGTATCGTGCATACCGTGAAAAATTTGGTAAAGATTTTGAAGCGGCAATGGGTGCAGAAGCAATTAAACGCCTATTAGAAAAAATTGATCTTGAAGATGAAACAGCGTCTCTAAAAGAAGAGCTTAAATCTGCACAAGGGCAACGTCGTACGCGTGCGATTAAACGTTTAGAAGTAATCGAATCATTCCGTAACTCAGGTAACAAACCAGAATGGATGATTTTAGATGTACTTCCTGTAATTCCACCAGAGCTTCGTCCAATGGTGCAATTAGATGGTGGTCGTTTTGCAACATCAGATTTAAACGATCTTTACCGTCGTGTTATTAACCGTAACAACCGTTTAAAACGTTTACTTGACCTTGGTGCACCGAGCATCATCGTTCAAAACGAAAAACGTATGTTACAAGAAGCGGTAGATGCCCTAATCGACAATGGTCGTCGTGGTCGTCCGGTAACTGGTCCTGGTAACCGTCCTTTAAAATCCCTTTCACATATGTTAAAAGGGAAGCAAGGTCGTTTCCGTCAAAACTTACTTGGTAAACGTGTAGACTATTCTGGTCGTTCAGTTATCGTAGTAGGTCCAAACTTAAAAATGTACCAATGTGGTCTTCCGAAAGAAATGGCAATCGAACTATTTAAGCCTTTCGTAATGAAAGAATTAGTAGAACGTGGCCTTGCTCATAACATTAAGAGTGCAAAACGTAAAATTGAGCGTTTACACAATGAAGTTTGGGATGTTTTAGAAGATGTGATTCGTGAGCATCCGGTATTACTTAACCGTGCACCGACACTTCACCGTCTTGGTATCCAAGCATTTGAGCCTACATTAGTAGAAGGTCGTGCAATTCGTCTTCACCCATTAGTATGTACAGCTTATAACGCTGACTTTGATGGTGACCAAATGGCGGTTCACGTACCATTATCAGCAGAAGCACAAGCAGAAGCTCGATTATTAATGTTAGCTGCTCAAAACATCTTAAACCCGAAAGATGGTAAGCCAGTAGTAACACCATCTCAGGATATGGTATTAGGTAACTATTACTTAACGCTTGAACGTGAAGGCTCAGTTGGTGAAGGTTCAATCTTCAACGATGCCAATGAAGTGTTAATTGCATACCAAAACGGTCATGTTCACTTACATTCTCGTATTGCAATTAAAGCAAGTTCTTTAAACAATCCAACGTTTACTGAAGAGCAAAATAAAATGTTCTTATTATCAACAGTAGGTAAAGTAATCTTTAATGAAATTTTACCACGCTCATTCCCGTATATTAATGAGCCAACGTCTGTAAACTTAGAGCAAAAAACGCCTGAAAAATATTTCGTTGATTTAACAATTGCCGATGAATTACTGAAAGAAATTGAAGCAACTGAGGGCTATGCTGGTTTATCTGAAGAAGAAAAAATCCAAGCACAACGCCGTGCAGTATTAGCGAAGCATTTCACAAATGTACCAGTTATTGATCCTTTCCGTAAGAAGTTTTTAGGAAATGTAATTGCTGAAGTGTTTAAAGAATTCCATATTACAGAAACGTCTAAAATGCTTGACCGCATGAAAGACTTAGGTTTCAAATATTCTACACGTGCAGGTATTACTGTAGGTGTATCCGATATCGTGGTATTACCAGATAAAGGTGTCATCTTAGAAGAAGCACAAGAAAAAGTAGATAAGGTAATGATGCAATTCCGTCGTGGTTTAATCACTGAAGAAGAGCGTTATGATCGTGTAATTTCAAGTTGGTCGAATGCTAAGGATATTATCCAAGGTAAGCTGATGAACTCATTACAAAAAACAAACCCAATCTTCATGATGTCTGACTCTGGTGCCCGTGGTAACGCATCGAACTTTACACAGTTAGCTGGTATGCGTGGTCTGATGGCCAACCCGGCTGGTCGTATCATTGAGTTACCAATCAAGTCTTCATTCCGTGAAGGTTTAACAGTATTAGAGTACTTCATCTCTACTCACGGTGCGCGTAAAGGTCTTGCCGATACAGCACTAAAAACAGCCGATTCAGGTTACTTAACTCGTCGTTTAGTAGACGTTGCACAAGATGTAATCGTTCGTGAAGACGACTGTGGTACAGACCGTGGTTTATTAATTGGAGCTTTAATGGAAGGCAACGAATTAATTGAAGCGTTAGACGAACGTATTGTTGGTCGTTATACGAAGAAAACAATTCGCCATCCAGAAACAGGCGCAGTTATTTTAGAACGTGATGGTTTAATCACTCAAGATGTTGCTCGTGTTATTTCCGATGCCAATATCGAAGAACTTACAATCCGTTCAGCATTCACATGTAATACAAAGCATGGCGTATGTAAAAAATGTTATGGTATGAACTTAGCAACTGGTGAAGGCGTAGAAGTTGGTGAGGCAGTAGGTATTATTGCTGCGCAATCAATTGGTGAGCCAGGTACACAGTTAACGATGCGTACATTCCATACAGGTGGGGTAGCCGGTAACGATATCACACAAGGTCTTCCACGTATTCAGGAGATTTTCGAAGCGCGTAATCCAAAAGGTCAATCCGTTATTTCGGAAATCTCAGGTACAGTTGTTGAAATCGAAGAAATTCGTGAAGGACTAAAAGAAATTACTGTCCAAGGTGACGTGGAAACACGTAAATATCAGGCACCATACAACGCACGATTAAAAGTGCAAGAAGGTGACGCGATTATCCCTGGTCAAACATTAACAGAAGGTTCTATCGATCCGAAACAATTACTAAAAGTAAAAGACGTATCGACAGTTCAAGAATATCTGTTAAAAGAAGTACAAAAAGTATACCGTATGCAAGGGGTAGAAATCGGTGACAAACATATCGAAGTAATGGTTCGCCAAATGCTTCGTAAAGTTCGTGTAATCGAAGCGGGTGATACAGACTTATTACCAGGCTCATTACTAGATATTCACCAATTCTCTGAGGCAAATGCTGAGTCTGTATTAAAAGGCAAAAATCCAGCAACTTGTCGTCCTGTCATTTTAGGTATTACAAAAGCTTCTCTTGAAACAGAATCATTCTTATCCGCTGCATCATTCCAAGAAACAACTCGTGTGTTAACGGATGCTGCAATTAAAGGTAAGCGTGATGAACTTCTAGGTCTGAAGGAAAATGTAATTATCGGTAAGCTTGTTCCAGCAGGTACTGGTATGCAACGTTATCGTCAAATCCGTATGGAGCAAGATGGTAAAGAATTAACAGTAACTGAGTAA
- the rpoB gene encoding DNA-directed RNA polymerase subunit beta, protein MNELTGQLVQYGQHRQRRSFARISEVLELPNLIEIQTASYEWFLEEGLREMFHDISPIEDFTGNLSLEFVDYKLGNPKYDVDECKERDVTYAAPLRVKVRLHNKETKEVKEQEVFMGDFPLMTETGTFIINGAERVIVSQLVRSPSVYFHDKTDKNGKKGFGATVIPNRGAWLEYEIDAKDVVYVRIDRTRKLPATVLLRALGFGSDQEILDIIGDNEYLRNTLEKDNTESTEKALLEIYERLRPGEPPTVESAKNLLYSRFFDAKRYDLANVGRYKMNKKLHIKNRLFNQTIAETLVDSETGEILVEAGTLLDRRTLDKLIPYLEAGTGFRTLTQVGGVLEEDITIQSIKIFAPNDEAQKEINVISNAYIDEEVKNITPADVIASVSYFFNLLYGVGNTDDIDHLGNRRLRSVGELLQNQFRIGLSRMERVVRERMSINDTAAIVPQQLINIRPVIASIKEFFGSSQLSQFMDQTNPLAELTHKRRLSALGPGGLTRERAGMEVRDVHYSHYGRMCPIETPEGPNIGLINSLSSFAKVNKFGFIETPYRRVDPNTSAVTKDIHYLTADEEDNYVVAQANSLLNEDGTFVKEEVVGRFRGDNTVFSKDRIDYMDVSPKQVVSAATACIPFLENDDSNRALMGANMQRQAVPLLYPNAPYVGTGMEHVDARDSGAAVIAKFDGIVEHVEARSIHVRRIETIEGKEVKGDLTKYKLQKFIRSNQGTSYNQRPIVKIGDRVKPRDILADGPSMEKGELALGQNVLIAFMTWDGFNYEDAVIMSERLVKDDVYTSVHIEEYESEARDTKLGPEEITRDIPNVGEDALRNLDDRGIIRIGAEVRDGDILVGKVTPKGVTELTAEERLLHAIFGEKAREVRDTSLRVPHGAGGIILDVKVFNREDGDELPPGVNQLVRAYIVQKRKIRVGDKMAGRHGNKGVISRILPEEDMPFMPDGTPVDIMLNPLGVPSRMNIGQVLELHLGMAARYLGVHMATPVFDGANEDDVWETMEEAGMDRDGKTTLYDGRSGEPFDSRVSVGIMYMIKLAHMVDDKLHARSTGPYSLVTQQPLGGKAQFGGQRFGEMEVWALEAYGAAYTLQEILTVKSDDVVGRVKTYEAIVKGESVPEPGVPESFKVLIKELQSLGMDVKMLTINDEEVELRDLDDEEEVTAPVPEMENPKPADDKEDPVESIE, encoded by the coding sequence GTGAATGAGTTGACAGGTCAACTAGTTCAGTACGGACAACACCGCCAGCGTAGAAGCTTTGCGCGTATTAGTGAGGTGCTGGAACTTCCGAATTTAATCGAAATCCAAACAGCATCTTATGAGTGGTTCCTTGAAGAAGGGTTGCGTGAGATGTTCCACGACATTTCTCCAATCGAAGATTTTACAGGTAATCTTTCATTAGAATTCGTCGACTACAAATTAGGAAATCCTAAGTATGATGTTGATGAATGTAAAGAACGTGACGTAACTTATGCTGCACCATTGCGCGTAAAAGTACGTTTACACAACAAAGAAACAAAAGAAGTAAAAGAACAAGAAGTCTTCATGGGTGATTTCCCATTAATGACGGAAACAGGCACGTTTATTATTAATGGTGCTGAGCGCGTTATCGTTTCGCAATTAGTTCGTTCTCCAAGTGTATATTTCCACGACAAAACGGACAAAAACGGTAAAAAAGGTTTTGGCGCAACAGTGATTCCAAACCGTGGTGCATGGTTAGAATACGAAATTGATGCAAAGGATGTTGTATACGTTCGTATCGATCGTACACGTAAACTTCCAGCAACAGTATTATTACGTGCATTAGGTTTCGGTTCAGATCAAGAAATTTTAGATATCATTGGTGACAATGAATACTTACGTAACACGCTTGAAAAAGATAACACAGAAAGCACTGAAAAAGCGCTTCTTGAAATCTATGAGCGTTTGCGTCCAGGTGAGCCACCAACAGTTGAATCAGCGAAGAACCTTTTATATTCTCGCTTCTTTGACGCAAAGCGCTATGACTTGGCGAATGTTGGTCGTTACAAAATGAACAAAAAGCTTCACATTAAGAATCGTCTGTTTAACCAAACGATTGCTGAAACACTTGTAGATTCAGAAACAGGTGAGATTCTTGTAGAAGCAGGTACATTATTAGATCGTCGTACTTTAGATAAGTTAATCCCTTATTTAGAAGCGGGTACGGGCTTCCGTACACTAACACAAGTTGGTGGTGTATTAGAAGAGGATATTACAATCCAATCGATCAAAATTTTCGCACCGAATGACGAAGCTCAAAAAGAAATTAACGTTATTTCAAACGCATATATCGATGAAGAAGTGAAGAATATTACACCAGCTGATGTAATCGCTTCTGTATCATACTTCTTCAACTTATTATATGGCGTAGGGAATACAGATGATATTGATCACTTAGGTAATCGTCGTCTACGTTCAGTTGGTGAGCTTTTACAAAACCAATTCCGTATCGGTTTATCTCGTATGGAACGTGTTGTACGTGAGCGTATGTCAATCAATGATACAGCTGCTATCGTGCCACAACAATTAATTAATATCCGTCCAGTAATTGCGTCAATTAAAGAGTTCTTTGGTAGCTCGCAATTATCGCAATTCATGGACCAAACAAACCCACTTGCAGAATTAACGCATAAACGTCGTCTATCTGCATTAGGACCTGGTGGTTTAACTCGTGAGCGTGCTGGTATGGAAGTACGTGACGTTCACTATTCTCACTATGGTCGTATGTGTCCGATTGAAACACCAGAGGGACCAAACATTGGTTTAATTAACTCGCTTTCATCGTTCGCAAAAGTAAATAAATTCGGCTTCATCGAAACGCCGTATCGTCGTGTTGATCCAAACACAAGTGCTGTAACGAAGGATATTCATTACTTAACGGCTGATGAAGAAGATAACTATGTAGTTGCACAAGCAAACTCTTTATTAAATGAAGATGGTACTTTCGTGAAGGAAGAAGTTGTAGGACGCTTCCGTGGAGATAACACTGTATTTAGTAAAGACCGTATCGACTACATGGACGTATCACCAAAACAGGTTGTATCTGCTGCCACTGCATGTATCCCGTTCTTAGAAAACGATGACTCTAACCGTGCGTTAATGGGTGCGAACATGCAACGTCAAGCGGTTCCATTACTTTATCCAAATGCACCATATGTAGGTACAGGTATGGAACACGTAGATGCACGTGACTCAGGTGCTGCAGTCATTGCAAAATTCGACGGTATTGTTGAACATGTTGAAGCACGTTCTATTCACGTTCGTCGTATTGAAACAATTGAAGGCAAAGAAGTTAAAGGTGATTTAACAAAGTACAAATTACAAAAATTCATTCGTTCAAACCAAGGTACTTCATATAACCAACGTCCAATCGTAAAAATTGGCGATCGTGTGAAACCTCGTGATATTTTAGCTGATGGTCCTTCAATGGAAAAAGGCGAATTAGCACTTGGTCAAAACGTACTTATCGCATTCATGACATGGGATGGCTTTAACTACGAAGATGCGGTTATTATGAGTGAACGCCTTGTAAAGGATGATGTATATACATCTGTTCATATTGAAGAATATGAATCAGAAGCACGTGATACAAAACTAGGACCTGAAGAAATCACACGTGATATTCCAAACGTAGGGGAAGATGCACTTCGTAATTTAGACGATCGTGGTATCATTCGCATCGGTGCAGAAGTTCGCGACGGTGATATTTTAGTAGGTAAAGTGACGCCTAAAGGAGTTACAGAGTTAACTGCGGAAGAGCGTTTATTACATGCTATCTTTGGTGAAAAAGCACGCGAAGTACGTGACACGTCTTTACGAGTACCACACGGAGCGGGCGGTATTATCCTAGATGTTAAAGTATTTAATCGTGAAGATGGTGACGAATTACCACCAGGAGTTAACCAATTAGTACGTGCTTATATTGTTCAAAAACGTAAAATCCGCGTTGGGGACAAAATGGCCGGACGACATGGTAACAAAGGGGTTATCTCACGTATCTTACCAGAAGAAGATATGCCGTTTATGCCAGATGGCACACCGGTAGACATCATGCTTAACCCACTTGGCGTACCATCTCGTATGAATATCGGACAAGTTTTAGAGCTTCACTTAGGTATGGCAGCACGTTATTTAGGCGTACACATGGCTACACCTGTATTTGACGGCGCTAACGAAGATGATGTTTGGGAAACGATGGAAGAAGCTGGTATGGATCGTGATGGTAAAACAACACTTTATGATGGACGTTCAGGTGAGCCATTCGACAGTCGTGTATCAGTTGGTATCATGTATATGATCAAACTTGCCCACATGGTTGACGATAAACTTCATGCACGTTCAACGGGACCTTACTCATTAGTAACGCAACAACCGCTTGGTGGTAAAGCACAATTTGGTGGTCAGCGATTCGGTGAGATGGAGGTTTGGGCACTTGAAGCATATGGTGCTGCTTACACATTACAAGAGATTTTAACTGTAAAATCAGATGATGTTGTAGGTCGTGTGAAAACATACGAAGCCATTGTTAAAGGTGAAAGTGTTCCAGAACCAGGTGTTCCTGAATCATTTAAAGTATTAATTAAAGAACTTCAATCACTAGGTATGGATGTGAAGATGCTAACAATCAACGACGAGGAAGTAGAACTTCGCGACCTTGACGATGAAGAAGAAGTAACTGCACCAGTTCCTGAAATGGAAAATCCAAAACCTGCTGATGATAAAGAAGACCCAGTAGAGTCAATTGAATAA
- the rpsG gene encoding 30S ribosomal protein S7, producing MPRKGPVSKRDVLPDPLYNSKLVTRLINKMMVDGKRGTSQKILYGAFELVQERSGQNPLEVFESALNNVMPVLEVRARRVGGSNYQVPVEVRPERRSTLGLRYLVNYSRLRGEKTMEERLANEILDASNNTGASVKKREDMHKMAEANKAFAHYRW from the coding sequence ATGCCTCGTAAAGGTCCTGTTTCCAAACGTGACGTGTTACCAGATCCACTTTATAACTCAAAGCTAGTAACTCGTTTAATCAATAAAATGATGGTTGATGGTAAAAGAGGTACTTCTCAAAAGATTTTATACGGAGCTTTCGAATTAGTTCAAGAGCGTTCAGGTCAAAATCCTTTAGAAGTATTTGAATCAGCATTAAACAATGTAATGCCAGTTCTTGAAGTACGCGCTCGCCGCGTTGGTGGTTCTAACTACCAAGTACCGGTTGAAGTTCGTCCAGAACGTCGTTCAACTTTAGGTCTTCGCTACCTAGTTAACTATTCTCGTCTTCGTGGTGAGAAAACTATGGAAGAGCGTTTAGCTAACGAAATCTTAGACGCTTCTAATAACACTGGTGCTTCTGTTAAGAAACGTGAAGATATGCACAAAATGGCGGAAGCTAACAAAGCATTCGCTCACTATCGCTGGTAA
- the rpsL gene encoding 30S ribosomal protein S12 has protein sequence MPTINQLVRKPRQSNSTKSKSPALNKGYNSFKKSLTNVKSPQKRGVCTRVGTMTPRKPNSALRKYARVRLSNLLEVTAYIPGEGHNLQEHSVVLIRGGRVKDLAGVRYHIVRGALDTAGVNGRLQSRSKYGTKRPKEKK, from the coding sequence ATGCCTACAATTAACCAATTAGTACGTAAGCCTCGTCAATCTAATAGCACGAAATCAAAATCTCCAGCGTTAAACAAAGGATATAACTCATTTAAAAAATCTTTAACTAACGTTAAATCTCCACAAAAACGCGGAGTTTGTACTCGTGTTGGTACAATGACACCACGTAAACCGAACTCGGCTTTACGTAAATATGCGCGTGTACGCTTATCTAACCTACTTGAGGTTACTGCGTATATCCCAGGTGAAGGTCACAACCTACAAGAACACAGTGTTGTACTTATCCGTGGCGGACGCGTAAAAGACTTAGCTGGAGTTCGTTACCACATCGTACGTGGTGCATTAGATACAGCTGGTGTTAATGGTCGTTTACAATCTCGTTCTAAATACGGTACTAAACGCCCGAAAGAAAAAAAATAA
- the fusA gene encoding elongation factor G has product MKREFSLEKTRNIGIMAHIDAGKTTTTERILYYTGKIHKIGETHDGGSQMDWMEQEQERGITITSAATTAQWNNHRINIIDTPGHVDFTVEVERSLRVLDGAVTVLDAQSGVEPQTETVWRQATTYGVPRIVFINKMDKMGADFLYSVGTLHDRLQANAHPIQLPIGAEDQFSAIIDLVEMKATFYGNEEGTAVTEGEIPAEHLAQAEEYREKLIDAVASVDEDLMVKYLEGEEITVTELKAAIRKATIAVEFYPVLCGTAFKHKGVRKMLDAAVDYLPAPTDVPAINGTNVDGDEAVIRHSSDEEPFSALAFKVMTDPFVGKLTFFRVYSGVLDAGSYVQNSSKGKRERVGRILQMHANSREEIAKVFAGDIAAAVGLKDTTTGDTLCDEKNLVILESMDFPEPVISLSVEPKSKADQDKMGQALAKLQEEDPTFRAHTDTETGQTIISGMGELHLDILVDRMKREFKVEANVGAPMVSYRETFRGSAKVQGKFTRQSGGRGQYGDVTIEFSPNEEGKGFEFENAIVGGVVPREYIPAVEAGLRDSLDRGVVAGYPLIDIKAKLVFGSYHDVDSNEMAFKIAASMALKEAAKQCNAVILEPMMKVEVVIPEEYLGDIMGNITARRGRVEGMDARGNSQVVRAMVPLSEMFGYATTLRSGTQGRGVFSMTFDHYEEVPKSISEDIIKKNKGE; this is encoded by the coding sequence ATGAAACGCGAATTCTCTCTAGAGAAAACTCGTAATATTGGGATCATGGCTCACATTGATGCTGGTAAAACAACAACAACAGAGCGTATCCTTTATTACACTGGTAAGATCCACAAAATCGGTGAAACACATGACGGCGGTTCGCAAATGGACTGGATGGAGCAAGAACAAGAGCGTGGTATCACGATCACTTCTGCTGCAACAACAGCTCAATGGAACAACCACCGTATTAATATTATCGATACTCCAGGACACGTAGACTTCACTGTAGAAGTTGAACGTTCTTTACGCGTTCTAGATGGTGCTGTAACTGTACTTGATGCTCAATCTGGTGTTGAGCCTCAAACAGAAACTGTTTGGCGTCAAGCTACAACATACGGTGTACCACGTATCGTATTTATCAACAAAATGGATAAAATGGGAGCAGACTTCTTATATTCTGTAGGAACGTTACATGACCGTTTACAAGCAAACGCTCACCCAATCCAACTACCAATCGGTGCTGAGGATCAATTCTCAGCAATTATCGATTTAGTAGAAATGAAAGCTACTTTCTACGGAAACGAAGAAGGTACAGCAGTTACTGAAGGAGAAATTCCTGCAGAACATTTAGCACAAGCTGAAGAATACCGTGAGAAATTAATCGATGCTGTTGCAAGTGTTGACGAAGATCTTATGGTAAAATATCTTGAGGGTGAAGAAATCACTGTTACAGAGCTTAAAGCGGCTATCCGTAAAGCAACGATTGCAGTTGAATTCTACCCTGTTTTATGTGGTACAGCATTCAAACACAAAGGTGTTCGTAAAATGCTAGACGCAGCAGTTGATTACCTACCAGCACCAACTGACGTACCAGCGATTAATGGTACTAATGTTGATGGTGATGAAGCAGTTATCCGTCATTCTTCTGATGAAGAGCCATTCTCAGCTCTTGCATTCAAAGTTATGACAGATCCTTTCGTAGGTAAATTAACATTCTTCCGTGTATATTCTGGTGTATTAGACGCTGGTTCATATGTACAAAACTCTTCTAAAGGTAAACGTGAACGTGTAGGTCGTATCCTACAAATGCACGCTAACTCACGTGAAGAGATCGCGAAAGTATTCGCTGGGGATATCGCAGCAGCTGTAGGTCTTAAAGACACTACAACTGGTGATACATTATGTGACGAGAAAAACCTAGTTATTCTTGAATCAATGGACTTCCCTGAGCCAGTAATTTCACTTTCTGTAGAACCAAAATCTAAAGCTGACCAAGATAAAATGGGTCAAGCATTAGCTAAATTACAAGAAGAAGATCCAACTTTCCGTGCTCATACTGACACAGAAACTGGACAAACAATCATCTCTGGTATGGGTGAGTTACACTTAGATATCCTAGTTGACCGTATGAAGCGTGAATTCAAAGTAGAAGCTAACGTAGGTGCTCCAATGGTATCTTACCGTGAAACATTCCGTGGCTCTGCTAAGGTTCAAGGTAAATTCACTCGTCAATCTGGTGGTCGCGGTCAATACGGTGACGTAACGATCGAGTTCTCTCCAAACGAAGAGGGTAAAGGTTTCGAATTCGAAAACGCTATCGTTGGTGGTGTTGTACCTCGTGAATACATTCCTGCTGTAGAAGCTGGTTTACGTGATTCTTTAGATCGCGGTGTAGTAGCTGGTTACCCACTTATCGACATTAAAGCAAAATTAGTATTCGGTTCTTACCATGACGTTGACTCGAATGAGATGGCGTTCAAAATTGCTGCATCTATGGCTCTTAAAGAAGCTGCGAAGCAATGTAACGCAGTTATCTTAGAACCAATGATGAAAGTTGAAGTTGTAATTCCAGAAGAGTACCTTGGTGATATTATGGGTAACATTACTGCTCGTCGCGGTCGCGTAGAGGGTATGGATGCTCGTGGTAACTCACAAGTAGTACGCGCAATGGTGCCACTATCTGAAATGTTCGGATATGCTACAACTTTACGTTCAGGAACTCAAGGTCGCGGTGTATTCTCAATGACATTTGATCATTATGAAGAAGTACCAAAATCAATTTCTGAAGATATCATCAAAAAAAATAAAGGTGAATAA
- a CDS encoding ribosomal L7Ae/L30e/S12e/Gadd45 family protein — protein sequence MSYDQVKQASKTIIGIKQAVKAMRAGQVTALFVAIDADNWVTDPAILLAKEIGIPVYLVNSKIELGKACGIHVSAAVVAITAM from the coding sequence ATGTCTTATGATCAAGTAAAACAGGCTAGTAAAACAATCATAGGTATAAAGCAAGCAGTGAAAGCGATGCGTGCTGGACAAGTAACAGCTCTTTTTGTTGCAATTGATGCAGACAATTGGGTAACCGATCCGGCCATTCTTCTCGCGAAAGAAATCGGGATACCAGTTTATCTTGTTAATTCAAAAATAGAACTTGGTAAAGCTTGCGGCATTCATGTTAGCGCTGCGGTTGTTGCGATTACTGCGATGTAG